One genomic region from Papaver somniferum cultivar HN1 unplaced genomic scaffold, ASM357369v1 unplaced-scaffold_103, whole genome shotgun sequence encodes:
- the LOC113327547 gene encoding uncharacterized protein LOC113327547, with protein sequence MVVFNQKWMQKYEDWGYKVGLKIVSDHSPLLGGCANIPKPQNVSRKFQKMWISHPDFLNVVKESWSAEVNGDPAFIFMKKLKELKRILNDWNWRVFGNVHVKLKEAENKDSDGNVISDQKQIAECLVNHFQKKFEEQSVTVKEELLEAVPQLIDEEDQKYLDEIFSIEEIKKTVFDMDPESSPGPDGFSGFFYRSCWEIIQQDLLAAIQFCWRRRFIPKGMNYSFLVLLPKTQGARSANQFRPIGLSYVLFKIFTKIITTRMSSLMVKLISPQQFAYIKGRSIQEQVMLASELVNEMKIKRRGGNVGLKLDISQAYDSVSWEFLMKVLRKYGFSSSWCDWLIALFQSAKISVLVNGGPSGFFSVGRGLRKGDLLSHILFVLMEDVLSINISKLVEMGKILPMVIRNGVHPTHLFFADDVFMFCNGAKKSLKNLLSLLDDYQISSGQVINKSKSKCFVDGVSNARKQQISEVVNMDLSHFPDKYLGVILAPGRVTSSMVWPMLEQLQRKLAAWKGKLL encoded by the exons ATGGTGGTGTTTAATCAAAAATGGATGCAGAAATATGAAGACTGGGGGTATAAAGTTGGACTTAAAATTGTATCAGATCATTCTCCTTTGTTGGGAGGCTGTGCAAATATTCCTAAGCCACAAAATGTATCTAGGAAGTTTCAAAAAATGTGGATAAGTCATCCTGATTTTCTAAATGTGGTTAAGGAAAGTTGGTCTGCTGAGGTTAATGGTGATCCTGCATTCATATTTATGAAGAAACTGAAAGAGTTAAAAAGGATACTAAATGATTGGAATTGGAGGGTATTTGGAAATGTACATGTTAAACTTAAAGAAGCTGAAAATAAG GACTCTGATGGTAACGTGATATCAGATCAAAAGCAAATTGCAGAATGTCTTGTAAATCATTTTCAAAAAAAGTTTGAGGAGCAAAGTGTAACTGTTAAGGAGGAGTTATTAGAAGCAGTACCTCAGTTGATTGATGAAGAAGACCAAAAATACTTGGATGAAATTTTTAGTATAGAGGAAATTAAAAAAACAGTCTTTGATATGGATCCTGAAAgttctccaggtccagatggtttctcagGATTTTTTTATAGAAGCTGTTGGGAAATTATTCAGCAGGACTTGTTGGCAGCAATTCAATTTTGTTGGAGAAGGAGATTTATTCCTAAAGGTATGAATTATAGTTTCTTGGTGTTACTGCCAAAAACACAAGGTGCAAGGAGTGCAAATCAGTTTAGGCCCATAGGTTTGAGTTATGTGTTATTCaaaattttcacaaaaattaTTACTACAAGGATGAGTAGTTTGATGGTGAAGCTGATATCTCCACAACAATTTGCATATATAAAGGGGAGAAGTATTCAAGAACAAGTAATGCTTGCATCTGAATTGgtgaatgaaatgaaaattaaaaGAAGAGGAGGGAATGTTGGGCTTAAATTGGATATTTCTCAAGCATATGACTCTGTCAGTTGGGAATTTCTTATGAAAGTGTTAAGGAAATATGGTTTTTCTTCCTCATGGTGTGATTGGTTAATAGCACTATTTCAATCTGCAAAGATATCAGTTCTGGTGAATGGTGGTCCAAGTGGATTCTTCTCAGTTGGGAGAGGTTTGAGGAAAGGAGATCTATTATCTCACATTCTATTTGTGTTGATGGAGGATGTGTTAAGTATAAATATTTCAAAGTTAGTTGAAATGGGTAAAATACTTCCTATGGTTATTAGAAATGGTGTTCATCCTactcatctgttttttgcagatgatgtattTATGTTTTGCAATGGAGCAAAAAAGAGCTTAAAAAACTTATTATCATTATTGGATGATTACCAAATCAGTTCAGGGCAAGTAATCAACAAAAGCAAAAGCAAATGTTTTGTGGATGGTGTTTCAAAtgcaagaaaacaacaaataagtgAAGTGGTTAATATGGATTTATCTCATtttccagataaatatttgggagtTATTTTAGCTCCAGGGAGAGTAACTTCATCAATGGTATGGCCTATGCTGGAACAACTTCAAAGAAAGCTAGCAGCCTGGAAAGGTAAGCTTCTCTAA